One stretch of Actinacidiphila sp. DG2A-62 DNA includes these proteins:
- a CDS encoding GNAT family N-acetyltransferase, with protein sequence MACSTIMWLDEVNATVEFEPVGTHPGHRRRGLARAMLLHGMRLARAAGARHATVACAGAPGHPAARALYQGVGFREISRDAPLAKPATAA encoded by the coding sequence ATGGCCTGCTCGACGATCATGTGGCTGGACGAGGTCAACGCGACCGTGGAGTTCGAGCCGGTCGGCACCCACCCGGGCCACCGGCGCCGGGGGCTCGCGCGGGCGATGCTCCTGCACGGGATGCGCCTGGCCCGCGCGGCCGGCGCGCGGCACGCGACCGTGGCGTGCGCGGGCGCGCCCGGGCACCCCGCGGCCCGCGCCCTCTACCAGGGCGTCGGCTTCCGCGAGATCTCCCGGGACGCGCCGCTCGCCAAGCCCGCGACGGCTGCCTGA
- a CDS encoding response regulator transcription factor yields the protein MSVLLEQPTSLVAYRPSKPTAMVVVADPRVRSTVTRHLWALGVRDVIEASSIAEARPRVGNPRDICVADVHLPDGSGLTLLAETRAAGWPNGLALSAADDIGAVRNALAGGVKGYVVTGTRNTAGALAGRPGLAPFGATAARLQRRPPGAPGHHHPGNGYRELSGREVEVLRLVAEGQSNKAIGVSMGLSALTVKSHLARIARKLGTGDRAGMVAVALRTGIIH from the coding sequence GTGTCCGTCCTTCTCGAGCAGCCCACGAGCCTGGTCGCCTACCGCCCCAGCAAGCCGACGGCGATGGTGGTCGTGGCCGACCCCCGTGTCCGCTCCACCGTCACCCGCCACCTGTGGGCGCTCGGGGTGCGCGACGTGATCGAGGCCTCGTCGATCGCCGAGGCCCGGCCCAGGGTCGGCAACCCGCGCGACATCTGCGTCGCCGACGTCCACCTGCCCGACGGCTCGGGGCTCACGCTGCTCGCCGAGACCCGCGCGGCGGGCTGGCCCAACGGGCTGGCGCTGTCGGCCGCCGACGACATCGGCGCGGTGCGCAACGCGCTGGCCGGCGGCGTCAAGGGTTACGTCGTGACCGGCACCCGCAACACCGCGGGCGCGCTGGCCGGGCGCCCCGGCCTCGCGCCCTTCGGCGCCACCGCCGCCCGGCTGCAGCGCCGCCCGCCGGGCGCGCCCGGCCACCACCACCCGGGCAACGGCTACCGGGAGCTGTCGGGGCGTGAGGTCGAGGTGCTGCGGCTGGTCGCGGAGGGCCAGTCGAACAAGGCGATCGGCGTCTCGATGGGCCTGTCCGCGCTGACCGTCAAGAGCCACCTGGCGCGCATCGCCCGCAAGCTCGGCACCGGCGACCGCGCCGGCATGGTGGCGGTGGCGCTGCGCACCGGCATCATCCACTGA
- a CDS encoding SPFH domain-containing protein, which produces MTPPVPSIPPPGVAAATAATAASVPSDAADTLRLPAAHPPGDPEPDPDCAEAAAPAERQGPCLPGWAAVLSLVAAAGAAGWLVGQAGLLPITPVWPDELPRPPRTGTGPGLWSGLGVLAAVAVFVLCGLTRSRAGSVWVLTRCGAYRGTVRRTGLLWISPLLRRRRLDVTLRHWRSRPVDAVDAHGTPIQVTLLVVWRVRDSARAAFAVHDHRRFLRETVEAALARAVSRHPADDFRGQSPTLRDCDRLADELRRLIADAVRPAGLEVFSATPVRIDYAPDVAPVMRRARIAALDARQRKAVLDDALAAVAEAVRGISERGLADLDDYERKALVRDLTVSLLSHPAPPAAGARLN; this is translated from the coding sequence GTGACCCCACCGGTCCCTTCGATCCCCCCACCCGGCGTCGCCGCCGCGACCGCCGCGACCGCCGCGTCCGTGCCCTCCGACGCCGCCGACACGCTGCGGCTGCCCGCGGCCCACCCGCCGGGCGACCCGGAGCCCGACCCGGACTGCGCGGAGGCCGCCGCGCCCGCCGAGCGGCAAGGGCCGTGCCTGCCCGGCTGGGCGGCGGTGCTGAGCCTGGTGGCCGCCGCGGGCGCGGCCGGCTGGCTGGTGGGGCAGGCCGGCCTGCTGCCGATCACGCCGGTGTGGCCGGACGAGCTGCCGCGCCCGCCGCGCACCGGAACCGGCCCCGGCCTGTGGAGCGGCCTCGGCGTGCTCGCCGCGGTGGCCGTCTTCGTGCTGTGCGGGCTGACCCGCAGCCGTGCGGGCAGCGTGTGGGTGCTCACCCGCTGCGGCGCCTACCGCGGCACCGTGCGCCGCACCGGGCTGCTGTGGATCAGCCCGCTGCTGCGCCGCCGCCGGCTCGACGTCACGCTGCGGCACTGGCGCAGCCGCCCGGTCGACGCGGTCGACGCGCACGGCACGCCGATCCAGGTGACGCTGCTCGTGGTGTGGCGGGTCAGGGACAGCGCACGGGCCGCCTTCGCGGTCCACGACCACCGGCGCTTCCTGCGCGAGACCGTCGAGGCGGCCCTGGCCCGGGCGGTCTCCCGGCACCCCGCCGACGACTTCCGCGGCCAGTCGCCCACCCTGCGCGACTGCGACCGGCTCGCCGACGAACTGCGCCGGCTGATCGCCGACGCGGTGCGCCCGGCCGGCCTGGAGGTCTTCTCCGCCACGCCGGTCAGGATCGACTACGCGCCCGACGTGGCGCCGGTCATGCGCCGGGCCCGGATCGCCGCGCTCGACGCCCGGCAGCGCAAGGCGGTGCTGGACGACGCGCTGGCCGCGGTGGCCGAGGCGGTGCGCGGCATCTCCGAGCGGGGCCTGGCGGACCTGGACGACTACGAGCGCAAGGCGCTGGTACGCGATCTGACGGTGAGCCTGCTCTCCCACCCCGCGCCCCCGGCGGCCGGCGCGAGGCTCAACTAG
- a CDS encoding thiolase family protein, with amino-acid sequence MPRTARDVVFVDGVRTPFGKAGPKGIYHETRADDLVIKCIRELLRRNPDLDPARIDEVAVAATTQIGDQGLTLGRTAGILAGLPTTVPGFSVDRMCAGAMTAVTTTAGGVAFGAYDVVVAGGVEHMGRHPMGEGVDPNPRFVSEKLVDESAMFMGMTAENLHDRFPRLTRQRSDEYAVRSQEKAAKAYANGKIQQDLVPIAIRRTNEEAGETGWGLATADEPMRPGTTLEQLAGLKTPFRPHGRVTAGNAAGLNDGATASLLAAEDVARELGLPVKMRLVSYAFAGVEPEVMGIGPIPATEKALARAGLSIDDIGLIEVNEAFAVQVLSLLDHYGIADDDPRVNQYGGAIAFGHPLASSGVRLMNQLARQFEEQPQVRYGITTMCVGFGMGGTVIWENPHFEGAAK; translated from the coding sequence GTGCCTCGTACCGCGAGGGACGTCGTCTTCGTCGACGGCGTCCGTACCCCGTTCGGCAAGGCGGGCCCGAAGGGCATCTACCACGAGACCCGCGCCGACGACCTGGTGATCAAGTGCATCCGGGAGCTGCTGCGGCGGAACCCGGACCTGGACCCCGCCCGGATCGACGAGGTCGCGGTCGCCGCCACCACCCAGATCGGCGACCAGGGCCTGACCCTCGGCCGCACCGCGGGCATCCTGGCCGGGCTGCCCACCACGGTGCCCGGCTTCTCCGTGGACCGGATGTGCGCCGGCGCGATGACCGCGGTGACCACCACCGCGGGCGGCGTCGCCTTCGGCGCGTACGACGTGGTGGTGGCCGGCGGCGTGGAGCACATGGGCAGGCACCCGATGGGCGAGGGCGTGGACCCCAACCCGCGCTTCGTGTCGGAGAAGCTCGTCGACGAGTCCGCGATGTTCATGGGCATGACCGCGGAGAACCTGCACGACCGCTTCCCGCGGCTGACCCGGCAGCGCTCCGACGAGTACGCGGTGCGCAGCCAGGAGAAGGCGGCGAAGGCGTACGCGAACGGCAAGATCCAGCAGGACCTGGTGCCGATCGCGATCCGCCGCACCAACGAGGAGGCCGGGGAGACCGGTTGGGGTCTGGCGACCGCCGACGAGCCGATGCGCCCGGGCACCACGCTGGAGCAGCTGGCCGGGCTGAAGACCCCGTTCCGCCCGCACGGCCGGGTCACCGCGGGCAACGCGGCCGGCCTCAACGACGGCGCCACCGCCTCGCTGCTGGCCGCCGAGGACGTCGCCCGCGAGCTGGGCCTGCCGGTGAAGATGCGCCTGGTCTCGTACGCCTTCGCGGGCGTCGAGCCGGAGGTGATGGGCATCGGCCCGATCCCGGCCACCGAGAAGGCGCTCGCCCGGGCCGGCCTGAGCATCGACGACATCGGCCTGATCGAGGTCAACGAGGCGTTCGCCGTCCAGGTGCTGTCGCTGCTCGATCACTACGGCATCGCCGACGACGACCCGCGGGTCAACCAGTACGGCGGCGCGATCGCCTTCGGCCACCCGCTGGCCTCCTCCGGGGTGCGGCTGATGAACCAGCTGGCCCGGCAGTTCGAGGAGCAGCCGCAGGTCCGCTACGGCATCACCACCATGTGCGTCGGGTTCGGCATGGGCGGCACGGTCATCTGGGAGAACCCGCACTTCGAGGGAGCGGCCAAGTGA
- a CDS encoding DUF397 domain-containing protein: MMSTRRPDLSAAAWRKSSYSGNSDPNSCVEVADGFPVVPVRDSKDPEGPALVFAADAWTEFLAEVKNGRFAV; the protein is encoded by the coding sequence ATGATGAGCACCCGCCGGCCAGACCTGAGCGCTGCCGCGTGGCGTAAGTCGTCGTACAGCGGCAACTCCGACCCCAACAGTTGCGTCGAGGTGGCTGACGGCTTCCCGGTGGTCCCGGTGCGGGACAGCAAGGACCCCGAGGGTCCCGCGCTCGTCTTCGCCGCGGACGCCTGGACGGAGTTCCTGGCCGAGGTGAAGAACGGGCGCTTCGCCGTCTGA
- a CDS encoding 3-hydroxyacyl-CoA dehydrogenase NAD-binding domain-containing protein, producing the protein MSTQGTQELLRGAAELFPGEVVTKAQVRHLDLPGGAGRFALITLDNGFDHTKPTTFGPQSLANLDAAIDQVEKEAAEGAIVGVGITGKPFIFAVGADLKGVELLKRHEDALAIGRGGHEVFKRLQQLAVPTFAYYNGAAMGGGVEVGLHCSYRTVSASVPAFSLPEVFLGLVPGWGGCTLLPNLIGADRAVTVIIENSLNQNRQLKGAQVHELGIADALFEAADFLEQSLAWTSAVLRGEIEVVRPEVDRGEAWDRAVARGRAIADGKVHGAAPAAYRALDIIDAARGGDLRHGFEAEDRALADLIMGGELHAGVYAFNLVQKRGKRPAGAPDRSLARPVNKVGVVGAGLMASQLALLFARRLEVPVVLTDIDQERIDKGVGYVHGEIDKLLGKGRIGQDKANRLKGLVTGHLDKAAAFGDADFVIEAVFEELGVKQQVFAELEAVVGPETILATNTSSLSVSEMAQKLEHPERVVGFHFFNPVAVLPLLEIVRADATDDASLATAFAVAKKLKKTAVLVKDAPAFVVNRILTRFMGEIQNVIDEGTPVAVAEKAVEPLGLPMSPLVLLELVGPAIGLHVSETLHRAFPDRFTVSENLAAVVKAGKRGFYVYDSGTPELDPEVAALLKQGDTVLTEQQVRERVLDAVAQEIGLMLAEGVVAEAQDVDLCLITGAGWPFHLGGITPYLDREGVSQRVNGKPFLAPGVASVPE; encoded by the coding sequence GTGAGCACGCAGGGCACCCAGGAACTGCTCAGGGGCGCGGCGGAGCTGTTCCCCGGCGAGGTCGTGACGAAGGCCCAGGTACGCCACCTGGACCTGCCGGGCGGCGCCGGGCGGTTCGCGCTGATCACCCTGGACAACGGCTTCGACCACACCAAGCCGACCACCTTCGGCCCGCAGTCGCTGGCGAACCTGGACGCCGCGATCGACCAGGTCGAGAAGGAGGCCGCGGAGGGCGCGATCGTCGGCGTCGGCATCACCGGCAAGCCGTTCATCTTCGCGGTCGGCGCCGACCTCAAGGGCGTGGAGCTGCTCAAGCGGCACGAGGACGCGCTCGCCATCGGCCGCGGCGGCCACGAGGTGTTCAAGCGCCTCCAGCAGCTCGCGGTGCCGACGTTCGCGTACTACAACGGCGCCGCGATGGGCGGCGGCGTCGAGGTCGGCCTGCACTGCTCCTACCGCACGGTGTCGGCCTCGGTCCCGGCCTTCTCGCTGCCCGAGGTCTTCCTCGGCCTGGTGCCCGGCTGGGGCGGCTGCACGCTGCTGCCGAACCTCATCGGCGCCGACCGCGCGGTCACCGTGATCATCGAGAACTCGCTCAACCAGAACCGCCAGCTCAAGGGCGCGCAGGTGCACGAACTGGGCATCGCCGACGCGCTGTTCGAGGCGGCGGACTTCCTGGAGCAGTCGCTCGCCTGGACCTCGGCGGTGCTCAGGGGCGAGATCGAGGTGGTCCGCCCCGAGGTGGACCGCGGCGAGGCCTGGGACCGGGCGGTGGCCCGCGGCCGGGCGATCGCGGACGGCAAGGTGCACGGCGCCGCGCCGGCGGCCTACCGCGCGCTGGACATCATCGACGCGGCCCGCGGCGGCGACCTGCGGCACGGCTTCGAGGCCGAGGACCGGGCGCTGGCCGATCTCATCATGGGCGGCGAACTGCACGCCGGCGTCTACGCGTTCAACCTGGTGCAGAAGCGCGGCAAGCGGCCGGCCGGCGCGCCGGACCGGTCGCTGGCCCGCCCGGTGAACAAGGTCGGCGTGGTCGGCGCGGGTCTGATGGCCTCGCAGCTGGCGCTGCTGTTCGCCCGCCGCCTGGAGGTGCCGGTCGTGCTGACCGACATCGACCAGGAGCGGATCGACAAGGGCGTCGGCTACGTCCACGGCGAGATCGACAAGCTGCTCGGCAAGGGCCGGATCGGCCAGGACAAGGCCAACCGGCTCAAGGGCCTGGTCACCGGCCACCTGGACAAGGCCGCGGCGTTCGGCGACGCGGACTTCGTGATCGAGGCGGTCTTCGAGGAGCTGGGCGTCAAGCAGCAGGTCTTCGCCGAGCTGGAGGCGGTGGTGGGGCCGGAGACGATCCTGGCCACCAACACCTCCTCGCTGTCGGTCTCGGAGATGGCGCAGAAGCTGGAGCACCCCGAGCGGGTGGTCGGCTTCCACTTCTTCAACCCGGTCGCGGTGCTGCCGCTGCTGGAGATCGTCCGCGCGGACGCCACCGACGACGCCTCGCTGGCGACGGCGTTCGCGGTGGCCAAGAAGCTGAAGAAGACCGCGGTGCTGGTCAAGGACGCCCCGGCGTTCGTGGTCAACCGCATCCTGACCCGCTTCATGGGCGAGATCCAGAACGTCATCGACGAGGGGACGCCGGTCGCGGTCGCGGAGAAGGCGGTCGAGCCGCTGGGCCTGCCGATGTCGCCGCTGGTGCTGCTGGAGCTGGTCGGCCCGGCGATCGGCCTGCACGTCTCCGAGACGCTGCACCGCGCCTTCCCCGACCGCTTCACCGTCTCGGAGAACCTCGCGGCGGTGGTGAAGGCCGGCAAGCGCGGCTTCTACGTCTACGACTCCGGCACGCCGGAGCTGGACCCGGAGGTCGCGGCGCTGCTGAAGCAGGGCGACACCGTGCTGACCGAGCAGCAGGTGCGCGAGCGGGTGCTGGACGCGGTGGCGCAGGAGATCGGGCTGATGCTGGCCGAGGGCGTCGTCGCCGAGGCGCAGGACGTCGACCTGTGCCTGATCACCGGCGCGGGCTGGCCGTTCCACCTGGGCGGCATCACGCCGTATCTGGACCGCGAGGGCGTCTCGCAGCGGGTCAACGGCAAGCCGTTCCTCGCGCCGGGCGTGGCCAGCGTGCCGGAGTAG
- a CDS encoding DUF3000 domain-containing protein has product MAAVHVHLGDEADEVPFLFRQAVEALRAARVRPEIRIEEVAAPRRLASYAYALEATVRTGDDEPADGRLVLLHEPDGQDAWHGVFRLVTLASAELEPEMAGDPLLPEVSWSWLTGSLSAHRASYHDPSGTVSRASSHYFGGLSDRADDARIEIRASWTPRERPGGAGPDLSAHLSGWCDLLCACAGLPPSEDPEQQARGAGGVLPLPKRRG; this is encoded by the coding sequence ATGGCAGCGGTTCACGTGCACCTGGGCGACGAGGCAGACGAGGTCCCCTTTCTTTTCCGGCAGGCCGTGGAGGCGCTGCGGGCGGCCCGGGTGCGGCCGGAGATCCGGATCGAGGAGGTCGCGGCGCCGCGCCGGCTCGCCTCCTACGCCTACGCGCTGGAGGCCACGGTGCGGACCGGCGACGACGAGCCGGCCGACGGCCGCCTGGTGCTGCTGCACGAGCCGGACGGCCAGGACGCGTGGCACGGGGTCTTCCGGCTGGTGACGCTGGCCAGCGCCGAGCTGGAGCCGGAGATGGCCGGCGACCCGCTGCTGCCCGAGGTCAGCTGGTCGTGGCTGACCGGCTCGCTGTCCGCGCACCGGGCGTCGTACCACGATCCGAGCGGCACGGTCTCGCGCGCGTCCTCGCACTACTTCGGCGGGCTGTCGGACCGCGCGGACGACGCGCGGATCGAGATCCGGGCGTCGTGGACGCCGCGGGAGCGGCCCGGCGGCGCGGGGCCCGACCTGTCCGCGCACCTGTCCGGCTGGTGCGACCTGCTGTGCGCGTGCGCCGGGCTGCCGCCGTCGGAGGATCCGGAGCAGCAGGCGCGCGGCGCCGGCGGCGTGCTGCCGCTGCCCAAGCGCCGGGGCTGA
- a CDS encoding peptidoglycan-binding protein: protein MSIPVFDDVEPLPACGCEECARQRLADAVARGSAGLAATGATRAAVVAAVATTALGGAVVVAAPAGATASVSGTLSAAAAGGTHAALPAAPLRLTRTQILARAETWVRAKVPYSMTAYWKDGYRQDCSGFVSMAWGLDANAWTGDLRDYAVRIGKDALRPGDVLLFHNAADPRLGSHVVLFGGWTDASHTHYTGYEQTRPGTRVRTTPYAYWTNSARYVPYRYKYLAATAAQGPAAGNAYPGAKAFGPGADNAYVTRLGTMLVGRGAARFYASGPGPKWSRADRDATAAFQRAQGWTGADADGLPGPTTWTYLVGHRGKDIPAAPGGAAGKKPAAKKPAGTKPAGTKPAAAKAGAGRTRAVTPGVTPGVTAAGATGAGAPQAGAVRAAGPGAAAPVAVAAAAEPARDGGVPAYPGAGVFRPGHGGDAVLALGRRLVAKGFGGHYRTGPGRAWTEADRRNVEAFQRAQGFSGRDADGHPGPETWRRLFA from the coding sequence ATGTCGATACCGGTGTTCGACGACGTCGAGCCCCTGCCCGCCTGCGGCTGCGAGGAGTGCGCCCGGCAACGGCTGGCGGACGCGGTGGCCCGGGGGAGCGCAGGCCTCGCGGCCACCGGCGCGACCCGCGCGGCCGTGGTCGCCGCCGTGGCGACCACCGCGCTGGGCGGCGCCGTGGTCGTGGCGGCCCCGGCCGGCGCCACCGCCTCCGTCAGCGGGACGCTCAGCGCCGCCGCGGCGGGCGGCACGCACGCCGCGCTGCCGGCCGCGCCGCTGCGGCTGACCCGGACGCAGATCCTGGCCCGGGCCGAGACCTGGGTCCGGGCCAAGGTGCCGTACAGCATGACCGCGTACTGGAAGGACGGCTACCGGCAGGACTGCTCCGGCTTCGTCTCCATGGCCTGGGGCCTGGACGCCAACGCCTGGACCGGCGACCTGCGGGACTACGCCGTGCGGATCGGCAAGGACGCGCTGCGGCCCGGCGACGTCCTGCTCTTCCACAACGCGGCCGACCCCCGGCTCGGCTCGCACGTGGTGCTCTTCGGCGGCTGGACCGACGCCTCGCACACCCACTACACCGGCTACGAGCAGACCCGGCCGGGCACCCGGGTGCGCACGACGCCCTACGCGTACTGGACCAACTCGGCGCGCTACGTGCCGTACCGCTACAAGTACCTGGCCGCGACCGCCGCGCAGGGCCCGGCGGCCGGAAACGCGTACCCGGGCGCCAAGGCGTTCGGTCCGGGCGCGGACAACGCCTACGTCACCCGGCTGGGCACCATGCTCGTCGGTCGCGGCGCCGCGCGGTTCTACGCGTCCGGCCCCGGGCCGAAGTGGAGCAGGGCGGACCGGGACGCCACCGCGGCCTTCCAGCGCGCTCAGGGCTGGACCGGCGCGGACGCGGACGGCCTGCCCGGTCCGACCACCTGGACGTACCTGGTCGGCCACCGCGGCAAGGACATTCCTGCGGCGCCGGGAGGCGCGGCCGGGAAGAAGCCCGCGGCGAAGAAGCCGGCGGGCACCAAGCCGGCGGGGACGAAGCCGGCGGCGGCGAAAGCCGGCGCGGGGAGAACCCGTGCGGTGACGCCCGGTGTGACGCCCGGTGTGACGGCAGCAGGTGCGACGGGAGCCGGCGCGCCGCAGGCCGGTGCGGTGCGTGCCGCCGGACCGGGGGCCGCCGCTCCCGTGGCGGTCGCCGCCGCGGCCGAGCCCGCTCGGGACGGCGGCGTCCCGGCCTATCCCGGCGCGGGGGTCTTCCGGCCGGGGCACGGCGGGGACGCGGTCCTCGCGCTCGGCCGCCGGCTCGTCGCCAAGGGCTTCGGCGGTCACTACCGGACCGGCCCCGGCCGAGCGTGGACCGAGGCGGACCGGCGCAATGTCGAGGCGTTCCAGCGCGCCCAGGGCTTCTCGGGGCGCGACGCAGACGGCCACCCCGGCCCCGAGACGTGGAGGCGACTGTTCGCGTGA
- a CDS encoding DUF4349 domain-containing protein yields MATTQTVATAEKTEGARGPRGARRTPGAGGVRGARAAALLLAGLLGVAAVAGCGSGASHDDSARSGAATPRATANTGGVDAYGGSDDAAGDGSGATTTTNGKRRTAGGDTVTPAATYLVRTAQLGIRTPHVERQLDRARDYAAQDGGYAGDEDTTVDSGGHATSSVQLRVPAAAYDRLLTQLSGLGTLVSRTVSVKDVTGQVVDVQSRIKSQQASVARVRALMDRAGSLGDVVSLESELSTRESDLEALEAQQASLRSQTNLATVTLRLSEPPAKPAPVKAAKHDGFWTAAGHAARGGWHALYVTLRALLVAFLAVLPFAAVLLACWLTVLAVRRRFLPARRPLPGAAQARRVARPGTPAAAAPSAATQSPVAAEPPAGAESLVSPVHEESPVGAAPAPGAGPAEGARDAEEPPGEK; encoded by the coding sequence ATGGCGACGACGCAGACGGTGGCGACGGCGGAAAAAACGGAGGGGGCGAGGGGGCCGCGCGGCGCGCGGAGAACGCCCGGCGCGGGCGGGGTGCGCGGGGCGCGCGCGGCGGCGCTGCTGCTGGCCGGTCTGCTGGGGGTGGCGGCGGTGGCCGGCTGCGGCAGCGGCGCCTCGCACGACGACTCCGCCCGGAGCGGGGCGGCGACTCCGCGGGCCACGGCGAACACCGGCGGTGTGGACGCGTACGGCGGCTCGGACGACGCCGCCGGCGACGGCTCCGGCGCCACCACGACCACGAACGGCAAGCGGCGGACCGCCGGCGGCGACACGGTGACGCCCGCGGCCACGTACCTGGTGCGCACCGCGCAGCTCGGCATCAGGACGCCGCACGTCGAGCGGCAGCTGGACCGGGCCCGCGACTACGCGGCGCAGGACGGCGGGTACGCGGGCGACGAGGACACCACCGTCGACTCCGGGGGTCACGCCACCTCCTCGGTCCAGCTGCGGGTGCCGGCCGCGGCGTACGACCGGCTGCTCACCCAGCTGTCCGGGCTGGGCACGCTGGTGAGCCGCACGGTGAGCGTGAAGGACGTCACCGGGCAGGTCGTGGACGTGCAGAGCCGGATCAAGTCCCAGCAGGCGAGCGTGGCGCGGGTGCGGGCGCTGATGGACCGGGCCGGCTCGCTCGGCGACGTGGTGTCGCTGGAGAGCGAGCTGAGCACCCGCGAGTCCGATCTGGAGGCGCTGGAGGCCCAGCAGGCGTCGCTGAGGTCGCAGACGAACCTGGCGACGGTCACGCTGCGGCTGTCCGAGCCGCCCGCGAAGCCCGCGCCGGTGAAGGCGGCGAAGCACGACGGCTTCTGGACGGCGGCGGGTCACGCCGCCCGCGGCGGCTGGCACGCCCTGTACGTGACGCTGCGGGCGCTGCTCGTCGCGTTCCTCGCGGTGCTGCCGTTCGCGGCGGTGCTGCTCGCCTGCTGGCTGACGGTGCTGGCCGTGCGCCGGCGTTTCCTGCCCGCGCGCCGGCCCCTTCCCGGGGCGGCGCAGGCCCGCCGGGTGGCCCGTCCCGGAACCCCGGCGGCCGCGGCCCCCTCGGCGGCCACGCAATCCCCCGTGGCCGCGGAGCCTCCGGCCGGCGCCGAGTCTCTGGTGTCACCTGTGCACGAGGAGTCGCCGGTGGGCGCGGCCCCGGCCCCCGGCGCCGGCCCTGCGGAGGGCGCGCGCGACGCGGAGGAGCCGCCCGGCGAGAAGTGA
- a CDS encoding DUF5753 domain-containing protein, with protein sequence MVVLDRLYGTGELLSTLWRAAKREEGRSRYQGFGDLEAEATGIQEFSVCTVPGLLQTPGYAEAQLRVHRPGSDEQLADQVRERIDRQIRLTGDKPLDYRGLLDEAVIRRQAPDAAVWAEQLERLIEAAQWSNVTLHVVPLAGKFHNLLGSSLQLLWLPSGRTVAYVESSWSGQLIEETEEVEHLRLSYDRLRDSALTPSESLELLRATLEDHR encoded by the coding sequence ATGGTGGTGCTGGACCGGCTGTACGGGACCGGCGAGCTTCTCAGCACGCTGTGGCGCGCGGCCAAGCGTGAGGAGGGGCGGAGCCGATACCAGGGATTCGGGGACTTGGAGGCCGAGGCGACCGGCATCCAGGAATTCAGCGTCTGCACCGTGCCGGGCTTGCTGCAGACACCCGGCTACGCGGAAGCGCAGCTGCGTGTCCACCGTCCGGGCAGCGACGAGCAGTTGGCGGATCAGGTACGCGAGCGGATCGACCGGCAGATCCGTCTGACCGGCGACAAGCCCCTCGACTACCGCGGACTGCTGGATGAGGCCGTCATCCGCCGGCAAGCCCCCGACGCCGCCGTGTGGGCCGAGCAGCTCGAGCGGCTGATCGAGGCCGCGCAGTGGTCCAACGTCACGCTTCACGTCGTCCCGCTGGCCGGAAAGTTCCACAATCTGCTGGGCAGCTCGCTCCAACTGCTGTGGCTGCCCAGCGGGCGCACCGTCGCGTATGTCGAGAGCAGTTGGAGCGGTCAGCTCATCGAGGAAACGGAGGAGGTGGAACACCTCCGGTTGTCCTACGATCGGCTACGGGACTCCGCGTTGACGCCGTCCGAGTCCCTTGAGCTACTGCGAGCCACGCTGGAGGATCACAGATGA